A stretch of Arachis hypogaea cultivar Tifrunner chromosome 15, arahy.Tifrunner.gnm2.J5K5, whole genome shotgun sequence DNA encodes these proteins:
- the LOC112751499 gene encoding E3 ubiquitin-protein ligase RING1, which yields MSSSGGVTSGNPQQYFCHQCNRTVSIVPSSSELLCPNCNEGFLEELETPIPNPNLINPFFSFNSDFAGGPSAGNLPFLFSGGGDDLSTLLGGGGVGNTAASGEAFNPFVFLQNYLQTLRAGGANVQFVIENSGDPTTGTFRFPGGNMTHGDYFFGPGLEELIQQLAENDPNRYGTPPASKSAVEGLPDVSVTEELLESDSSQCAVCKDTFKLCESAKQIPCKHIYHSDCILPWLELHNSCPVCRYELPTDDPDYERRAQRGGVPTPAPVNRSVGAGGSAESSDGSGGGVGGDNDGGDNRQTLERRVFRVSLPWPFRQFGGSPAETSNVGNNSNNNSGGGNNNSGQSNSESRGNRNFESETRQEDLD from the coding sequence ATGTCTTCTTCCGGCGGCGTCACCTCCGGCAACCCCCAGCAATACTTCTGCCACCAGTGCAACCGCACAGTCTCCATCGTCCCTTCTTCCTCCGAGCTCCTCTGCCCTAATTGCAACGAAGGCTTCCTCGAAGAACTCGAAACTCCAATCCCTAACCCTAACCTCATCAATCCTTTCTTCTCTTTCAACTCTGACTTCGCCGGAGGTCCCTCCGCCGGAAACCTCCCATTCTTATTCTCCGGTGGTGGCGACGATCTATCCACGCTGCTTGGCGGCGGCGGCGTTGGTAACACCGCCGCCTCCGGCGAAGCCTTTAACCCCTTTGTGTTCCTCCAGAACTACCTCCAAACCCTAAGAGCTGGCGGCGCCAACGTCCAGTTCGTGATCGAGAATTCCGGCGACCCTACAACCGGAACGTTCCGGTTTCCCGGCGGGAACATGACTCACGGCGATTACTTCTTCGGCCCGGGGCTCGAGGAGCTGATCCAGCAGCTGGCGGAGAACGATCCGAATCGGTACGGGACGCCGCCAGCATCGAAGTCAGCCGTGGAGGGGCTGCCGGACGTGTCGGTCACAGAGGAGCTGCTGGAATCGGATTCTTCTCAGTGCGCGGTGTGCAAGGACACCTTCAAGCTTTGCGAATCGGCGAAGCAGATCCCGTGTAAGCACATATACCATTCCGATTGCATCTTGCCGTGGCTGGAACTGCATAATTCGTGCCCAGTTTGCCGTTACGAGTTGCCTACCGATGATCCGGATTACGAGCGGAGGGCTCAGCGTGGTGGGGTTCCTACGCCTGCCCCAGTGAACCGGTCTGTGGGGGCAGGCGGTTCAGCTGAATCCTCTGATGgaagtggtggtggtgttggcgGCGACAATGATGGCGGGGATAATAGGCAAACGTTGGAGAGGAGGGTGTTTAGGGTTTCTTTGCCGTGGCCGTTTAGGCAATTCGGTGGCTCTCCTGCGGAGACGAGCAATGTTgggaacaacagcaacaacaacagtggCGGCGGCAACAACAACAGTGGGCAATCGAATTCCGAAAGTAGGGGGAATCGGAATTTTGAGTCGGAGACGAGACAAGAAGATCTTGATTGA
- the LOC112751493 gene encoding disease resistance protein Roq1: MSLQSSSSSYSAHPFSSSFIRYEWKYDVFISFRGRDTRYDFTGNLYKALCDKGILTFFDDGELQSGEEITPALLKAIEESRIAIVVLSPNYASSSFCLDELVHVLHCIKGNNRFVLPVFFKVDPSDVRHLKNSFGEAMDKHEKRYKDDMNKKVDKWKKALPQVANLSGYHFKDGHGYEHQFIKKIVQDISRKIGRLPLPVADFPVGLESPVSEVISLLEMDSTDRVHMVGIHGIGGIGKTTLALALYNFIADNFKGVCFLENVRENSQKYGLVHLQNNLLCKILGKEGVQIIGVKEGISQIQRRLSQTKVLLVLDDVDEHEQLTAIAGKPDWFHPGSRIIITTRDKHLLTLHDIERTYEVQGLNEEESLDLLQWKAFKTDIINPRYKNVLTRAVTYASGLPLALEVIGSNLFGKDLEQWESAMDQYEEVLDNKIRKILQVSFDALGEDVQSVFLDIACCFKGYKSVEVTAILQAQYGRSMKYHIGMLVEKSLIKIDHLFRITLHDLIEDMGKDICREKSSKVPGKHSRLWFYKDIVKVLEDNQGTSAIEIIHLEFPLFRKEGGEDPSKKEKNDDVEVKWDGTAFKEMKNLKTLIIKNGRFSRGPKYLPNSLRVLEWRRYPSRYFPSNFDPEKLSILKLPDYLYMSPKLDSISKMLITLKVLSFDYSDSLKEIPDVSNIQTLEEFSFEGCSNLVSVHSSVGFLPKLRILNAEKCPKLRSFPPVINLPSLEMLGLSGCSSLEKFPEIPEEMKNLEELDLIGTGIQDLPCSFCNLSRLWHLYLEENKMHKIPSVICMMPSLDFCNINLGGNKGRVSGEQEEGLHGIFTHSLPSSDMEHLSLKNSNLSDEFFPLAVAWFPNVEFLDLTGNNFTVFPECIQQFRFLKILKVDDCEHLREIRGIPPCLTDFSAVNCKSLSPRGTSVLLNQQVHEGRSTHFVMPGGRIPRWFEWRSRGASISFWFRGTIFPYKSLCVAILLKHDILSPPLQVKPTVTINGNQVQFGRYGLMGQLFIFNLKRDDYYYEAPHFKRGWNHVKLSYEAYYKGFEGKVPSESIGKEIGMHVWKEESSSIMEDIRFTDPYKMTQLIIMMIMLSIAFPNHKNHPLLLQTCIGYWTLLFLTMYDLDNDSELGSEGSNISDGSMASTELAGAELGCAQM, translated from the exons ATGTCTCTgcaatcctcctcctcctcctactcTGCCCATccattttcctcttctttcatccGATATGAATGGAAATACGATGTGTTTATTAGTTTCAGAGGCCGAGATACTCGCTATGATTTCACTGGCAACCTCTACAAGGCTCTTTGTGACAAAGGAATTCTCACCTTCTTTGATGATGGCGAGCTTCAAAGCGGAGAGGAAATCACACCTGCACTTCTCAAGGCAATTGAAGAGTCCAGGATTGCCATCGTTGTACTCTCTCCTAactatgcttcttcttctttttgcttAGACGAACTGGTCCATGTCCTTCACTGCATCAAGGGAAACAATCGGTTTGTTTTGCCAGTTTTCTTTAAGGTGGATCCTTCTGATGTGCGCCATCTAAAAAACAGTTTTGGAGAAGCAATGGATAAGCATGAGAAGAGATACAAGGATGACATGAATAAGAAGGTGGACAAATGGAAAAAGGCTCTGCCTCAAGTGGCTAATTTATCAGGCTATCATTTCAAAGATGG GCATGGATATGAGCATCAGTTTATTAAAAAGATCGTGCAAGACATTTCAAGAAAGATTGGGCGTCTACCTTTGCCAGTGGCTGACTTCCCTGTTGGACTCGAGTCTCCAGTGTCAGAAGTGATTTCACTTTTGGAAATGGATTCTACTGATCGAGTTCACATGGTAGGGATACATGGAATTGGTGGCATAGGAAAAACAACACTTGCTCTTGCTCTTTATAACTTTATTGCTGACAATTTTAAAGGTGTGTGTTTTCTTGAAAACGTGAgagaaaattcacaaaaatatgGGTTGGTGCATCTTCAAAACAATCTTCTTTGTAAGATATTAGGAAAGGAGGGAGTCCAGATAATAGGTGTTAAGGAAGGAATTTCACAGATACAACGTAGACTCAGTCAAACAAAAGTTCTTTTGGTTCTGGATGATGTTGATGAGCATGAACAGTTGACAGCTATTGCGGGAAAACCTGATTGGTTTCATCCTGGAAGCAGAATCATTATTACAACACGGGACAAACATTTGCTGACGCTTCATGACATTGAAAGAACATATGAGGTACAAGGTTTGAATGAGGAAGAGTCCTTAGATTTGCTTCAATGGAAGGCTTTTAAAACAGATATTATCAACCCAAGGTATAAGAATGTTTTAACCCGTGCAGTAACTTATGCTTCTGGACTTCCATTGGCTTTGGAAGTTATAGGTTCTAACTTGTTTGGAAAAGATTTAGAACAATGGGAATCTGCAATGGATCAATATGAAGAAGTTCTTGATAATAAAATACGTAAGATACTTCAGGTTAGTTTTGATGCTTTGGGAGAAGATGTGCAGAGTGTTTTTCTTGATATTGCTTGTTGTTTTAAAGGATATAAATCAGTGGAAGTTACAGCTATACTTCAAGCTCAATATGGGAGGAGTATGAAATATCATATTGGAATGTTGGTTGAAAAATCTCTCATAAAGATTGATCATCTATTCAGAATAACATTACATGATCTAATAGAGGACATGGGCAAAGATATATGTCGAGAAAAATCGTCAAAAGTGCCTGGAAAACATAGTAGATTATGGTTCTACAAGGATATAGTTAAAGTTTTAGAAGATAATCAA GGAACTAGTGCCATTGAAATCATACATTTGGAATTTCCTTTATTTAGAAAGGAAGGAGGTGAAGATCCgtcaaaaaaagagaaaaatgatgaTGTAGAAGTAAAATGGGATGGAACAGCTTTTAAAGAGATGAAAAATCTCAAAACACTTATCATAAAAAATGGTCGTTTTTCCAGAGGGCCCAAATACCTTCCAAATAGTTTAAGAGTATTGGAATGGAGGAGATATCCATCGAGATATTTTCCCTCTAATTTTGATCCAGAAAAGCTTTCCATACTCAAGTTGCCTGATTATCTCTACATGTCACCCAAGTTGGATAGCATATCCAAG ATGTTGATCACCTTGAAAGTTTTGAGTTTTGATTACAGTGATTCTTTGAAAGAGATACCTGATGTGTCTAATATTCAAACTTTAGAAGAATTTTCTTTTGAAGGATGtagtaatttagtctcagttCACAGTTCAGTTGGTTTTTTACCTAAACTTAGAATATTGAATGCTGAAAAGTGTCCCAAGCTCAGAAGTTTTCCACCTGTTATTAATTTGCCCTCACTGGAAATGCTCGGTCTATCTGGATGCTCAAGCCTTGAGAAATTTCCAGAAATTCCAGAAGAGATGAAAAATCTAGAAGAGCTTGATTTGATTGGCACTGGGATACAAGATTTGCCATGTTCATTTTGTAACCTTTCTAGATTGTGGCATTTGTATTTGGAGGAGAATAAAATGCATAAAATACCAAGTGTCATTTGCATGATGCCAAGCCTGGATTTTTGTAATATTAACTTAGGAGGAAACAAGGGGAGGGTATCGGGAGAGCAGGAAGAGGGGCTTCACGGAATATTCACTCACTCTCTCCCCTCTTCAGATATGGAACACCTTTCTCTCAAGAACAGCAATTTGTCAGATGAGTTTTTTCCACTAGCTGTTGCATGGTTTCCCAATGTGGAATTTTTAGACCTAACAGGCAATAATTTCACGGTCTTTCCTGAATGCATCCAACAATTTCGCTTTCTAAAGATACTCAAGGTGGATGATTGCGAGCATCTTCGGGAGATTAGAGGGATTCCACCGTGCTTGACAGACTTCTCAGCAGTAAACTGTAAATCATTGAGTCCGAGGGGCACAAGCGTGTTACTCAACCAG CAAGTGCACGAGGGTAGAAGCACCCACTTTGTGATGCCAGGTGGAAGGATTCCAAGGTGGTTTGAGTGGCGCAGCAGGGGAGCTTCTATTTCTTTCTGGTTTCGTGGCACCATATTCCCTTACAAATCTCTTTGCGTTGCAATTCTACTCAAACATGACATCCTTTCCCCACCACTTCAAGTAAAACCCACTGTGACCATCAATGGCAACCAAGTTCAATTTGGACGGTATGGCCTTATGggtcaattatttatttttaatctgaAGAGAGATGATTATTATTATGAAGCACCACATTTTAAAAGAGGATGGAATCATGTGAAGCTTTCATATGAAGCATATTATAAGGGTTTTGAGGGAAAGGTGCCGAGTGAGTCAAttggaaaagagattggaatGCACGTATGGAAGGAAGAGAGTAGTAGTATAATGGAAGATATTCGATTCACTGATCCATACAAAATGACACAACTAATTATAATGATGATCATGCTCTCAATAGCATTCCCCAACCATAAGAACCACCCCTTGCTCCTCCAAACATGCATTGGTTATTGGACCTTGCTCTTTCTAACTATGTATGATTTGGATAATGACAGTGAATTAGGGTCGGAAGGATCAAATATCAGCGACGGTTCAATGGCATCCACAGAGCTAGCGGGTGCAGAACTTGGGTGTGCCCAAATGTAA